The following are from one region of the Salvelinus alpinus chromosome 16, SLU_Salpinus.1, whole genome shotgun sequence genome:
- the LOC139541316 gene encoding putative divalent cation/proton antiporter TMEM165: MLLLAGVRDGRANRSVICVLLPMAVAVLLSVRVAGIQEEHKHVQEQTPQEKAPTAHAIGPEVSGNDSSKSENLGFIHAFVAAISVIIVSELGDKTFFIAAIMAMRYNRLTVLLGAILALGFMTCISVMFGYATTIIPRIYTYYVSTALFAIFGVRMLREGLKMSPDEGQEELEEVQADIKKKDEELQMSKLLNGAADVESGSGSSHPQRKWHSFISPVFIQAFTLTFLAEWGDRSQLTTIILGAQEDPFGVAVGGTLGHCLCTGLAVVGGRMIAQKISVRTVTIIGGIMFLAFAFSALFIKPDAGF, encoded by the exons ATGCTTCTCCTGGCCGGCGTAAGGGATGGAAGGGCTAACAGAAGTGTGATATGTGTCCTGCTGCCCATGGCTGTCGCGGTGTTGCTGTCGGTCAGAGTTGCTGGGATCCAGGAGGAACACAAACATGTCCAAGAACAAACGCCACAAGAG AAAGCACCTACTGCTCACGCCATTGGCCCCGAGGTCAGTGGAAATGACTCCAGCAAATCCGAGAACCTGGGCTTCATCCATGCCTTTGTAGCTGCCATCTCTGTCATCATTGTCTCTGAGCTGGGAGACAAGACTTTCTTCATCGCTGCCATCATGGCAATGCGCTACAACCGCCTGACCGTGCTGTTGGGGGCAATACTAGCCCTTGGCTTTATGACCTGCATCTCAG TGATGTTTGGCTATGCCACCACCATCATCCCCAGGATCTACACATACTACGTGTCTACGGCTCTGTTCGCCATCTTTGGTGTGCGCATgctgagagaggggctgaagATGAGTCCAGACGAGGGCcaggaggagctggaggaggtgCAGGCTGATATTAAAAAGAAGGATGAGGAG CTGCAGATGTCTAAGCTGCTAAATGGGGCTGCAGATGTGGAGTCGGGCTCAGGATCAAGCCATCCTCAGAGGAAGTGGCACAGCTTCATCTCGCCTGTGTTCATCCAGGCCTTCACCCTCACCTTCCTGGCAGAGTGGGGAGATCGCTCTCAGCTCACCACCATCATCCTGGGTGCCCAGGAG GATCCTTTTGGAGTGGCGGTGGGTGGTACTCTGGGACACTGTCTGTGCACAGGACTGGCTGTGGTTGGAGGAAGGATGATTGCACAGAAGATTTCTGTCAGAACTG ttaCAATCATTGGTGGGATCATGTTCCTGGCCTTTGCCTTCTCTGCCCTCTTCATCAAACCGGATGCTGGATTCTAA